From a single Peromyscus maniculatus bairdii isolate BWxNUB_F1_BW_parent chromosome 4, HU_Pman_BW_mat_3.1, whole genome shotgun sequence genomic region:
- the Fbxo3 gene encoding F-box only protein 3 isoform X4 has product MAAVEAELGVPFTLESLPTDPLLLILSFVDYRDLINCCHVSRRLNQLSTHDPLWRRHCKKYWLITEEEKSRKKQCWRSLFISTYADVGRYIDHYAAIKKAWDDLKKYLEPRCPRMVLSLKEGAREEDLDAVEAQIGCKLPDDYRCSYRIHNGQKLVVPGLLGSMALSNHYRSEDLLDVDTAAGGFQQRQGLKYCLPLTFCIHTGLSQYIAVEAAEGRNKNEVFYQCPDQMARNPAAIDMFIIGATFTDWFTSYVNNVVSGGYPIIRDQIFRYIHDPECVATTGDITVSVSTSFLPELSSVHPPHYFFTYRIRIEMSREALPEKACQLDSRYWRITNAKGDVEEVQGPGVVGEFPIISPGRIYEYTSCTTFSTTSGYMEGYYTFHFLYFKDKVFNVAIPRFHMACPTFRVSIARLIRSCLLKLCNCVPVLRIVVCLWKWFFDYHLR; this is encoded by the exons ATGGCTGCCGTGGAGGCCGAGCTCGGGGTGCCGTTCACCCTGGAGTCGCTGCCCACCGACCCCCTTCTGCTCATCTTATCCTTCGTGGACTACAGGGACCTAATCAA TTGTTGCCATGTCAGTCGCAGACTCAACCAGCTCTCAACTCATGATCCTTTGTGGAGAAGACATTGCAAAAAATACTGGCTGATAACCGA GGAAGAGAAATCCCGGAAGAAACAGTGCTGGAGATCTCTCTTCATATCTACTTACGCAGATGTAGGAAGATACATTGACCATTATGCTGCTATTAAAAAGGCCTGGGATGACCTCAAGAAGTACTTGGAGCCCAGGTGTCCTCGGATGGTTTTATCTCTGAAAG AAGGCGCACGTGAGGAAGACTTGGATGCTGTGGAAGCTCAGATTGGTTGCAAGCTCCCTGACGATTATCGCTGTTCATATCGGATTCACAATGGGCAGAAGTTAGTGGTTCCAGG GTTGCTGGGAAGTATGGCACTGTCCAATCACTATCGCTCTGAAGATTTACTAGATGTTGATACTGCTGCCGGAGGATTTCAGCAGAGACAGGGACTGAAATACTGCCTCCCTTTAACCTTCTGCATCCACACGGGCTTGAGTCAGTACATAGCTGTGGAAGCTGCAGAGGGCCGGAATAAAAACGAAGTGTTCTACCAATGTCCA GACCAAATGGCTCGGAATCCTGCTGCTATTGACATGTTTATCATAG GTGCTACTTTTACTGACTGGTTTACATCCTATGTCAACAATGTTGTATCAGGTGGTTACCCCATCATCAGAGACCAGATTTTCAG ATATATTCATGACCCAGAGTGTGTAGCAACAACTGGAGATATTACAGTTTCAGTGTCCACATCATTTCTGCCAGAACTCAGCTCTGTCCACCCACCACACTATTTCTTCACATATCGAATCAG GATTGAAATGTCAAGGGAAGCACTTCCGGAGAAGGCCTGTCAGTTGGACAGTCGCTACTGGAGGATAACGAATGCTAAAGGGGATGTGGAGGAAGTTCAGGGGCCTGGAGTAGTTG GTGAATTTCCAATTATTAGCCCAGGTCGGATATATGAATACACAAGCTGCACCACATTTTCTACAACATCAGGCTATATGGAAGGGTATTATACCTTCCATTTTCTGTACTTTAAGGACAAGGTCTTTAATGTTGCCATCCCCCGATTCCACATGGCATGTCCAACATTCAGGGTGTCTATAGCCCGATTG ATTCGCTCCTGCCTTTTGAAGTTATGTAATTGTGTGCCAGTGCTTAGGATTGTTGTCTGTTTATGGAAGTGGTTCTTTGATTATCATCTCCGCTAA
- the Fbxo3 gene encoding F-box only protein 3 isoform X6, with protein sequence MAAVEAELGVPFTLESLPTDPLLLILSFVDYRDLINCCHVSRRLNQLSTHDPLWRRHCKKYWLITEEEKSRKKQCWRSLFISTYADVGRYIDHYAAIKKAWDDLKKYLEPRCPRMVLSLKEGAREEDLDAVEAQIGCKLPDDYRCSYRIHNGQKLVVPGLLGSMALSNHYRSEDLLDVDTAAGGFQQRQGLKYCLPLTFCIHTGLSQYIAVEAAEGRNKNEVFYQCPDQMARNPAAIDMFIIGATFTDWFTSYVNNVVSGGYPIIRDQIFRYIHDPECVATTGDITVSVSTSFLPELSSVHPPHYFFTYRIRIEMSREALPEKACQLDSRYWRITNAKGDVEEVQGPGVVGEFPIISPGRIYEYTSCTTFSTTSGYMEGYYTFHFLYFKDKVFNVAIPRFHMACPTFRVSIARLFW encoded by the exons ATGGCTGCCGTGGAGGCCGAGCTCGGGGTGCCGTTCACCCTGGAGTCGCTGCCCACCGACCCCCTTCTGCTCATCTTATCCTTCGTGGACTACAGGGACCTAATCAA TTGTTGCCATGTCAGTCGCAGACTCAACCAGCTCTCAACTCATGATCCTTTGTGGAGAAGACATTGCAAAAAATACTGGCTGATAACCGA GGAAGAGAAATCCCGGAAGAAACAGTGCTGGAGATCTCTCTTCATATCTACTTACGCAGATGTAGGAAGATACATTGACCATTATGCTGCTATTAAAAAGGCCTGGGATGACCTCAAGAAGTACTTGGAGCCCAGGTGTCCTCGGATGGTTTTATCTCTGAAAG AAGGCGCACGTGAGGAAGACTTGGATGCTGTGGAAGCTCAGATTGGTTGCAAGCTCCCTGACGATTATCGCTGTTCATATCGGATTCACAATGGGCAGAAGTTAGTGGTTCCAGG GTTGCTGGGAAGTATGGCACTGTCCAATCACTATCGCTCTGAAGATTTACTAGATGTTGATACTGCTGCCGGAGGATTTCAGCAGAGACAGGGACTGAAATACTGCCTCCCTTTAACCTTCTGCATCCACACGGGCTTGAGTCAGTACATAGCTGTGGAAGCTGCAGAGGGCCGGAATAAAAACGAAGTGTTCTACCAATGTCCA GACCAAATGGCTCGGAATCCTGCTGCTATTGACATGTTTATCATAG GTGCTACTTTTACTGACTGGTTTACATCCTATGTCAACAATGTTGTATCAGGTGGTTACCCCATCATCAGAGACCAGATTTTCAG ATATATTCATGACCCAGAGTGTGTAGCAACAACTGGAGATATTACAGTTTCAGTGTCCACATCATTTCTGCCAGAACTCAGCTCTGTCCACCCACCACACTATTTCTTCACATATCGAATCAG GATTGAAATGTCAAGGGAAGCACTTCCGGAGAAGGCCTGTCAGTTGGACAGTCGCTACTGGAGGATAACGAATGCTAAAGGGGATGTGGAGGAAGTTCAGGGGCCTGGAGTAGTTG GTGAATTTCCAATTATTAGCCCAGGTCGGATATATGAATACACAAGCTGCACCACATTTTCTACAACATCAGGCTATATGGAAGGGTATTATACCTTCCATTTTCTGTACTTTAAGGACAAGGTCTTTAATGTTGCCATCCCCCGATTCCACATGGCATGTCCAACATTCAGGGTGTCTATAGCCCGATTG ttttggTAA
- the Fbxo3 gene encoding F-box only protein 3 isoform X1, translating into MAAVEAELGVPFTLESLPTDPLLLILSFVDYRDLINCCHVSRRLNQLSTHDPLWRRHCKKYWLITEEEKSRKKQCWRSLFISTYADVGRYIDHYAAIKKAWDDLKKYLEPRCPRMVLSLKEGAREEDLDAVEAQIGCKLPDDYRCSYRIHNGQKLVVPGLLGSMALSNHYRSEDLLDVDTAAGGFQQRQGLKYCLPLTFCIHTGLSQYIAVEAAEGRNKNEVFYQCPDQMARNPAAIDMFIIGATFTDWFTSYVNNVVSGGYPIIRDQIFRYIHDPECVATTGDITVSVSTSFLPELSSVHPPHYFFTYRIRIEMSREALPEKACQLDSRYWRITNAKGDVEEVQGPGVVGEFPIISPGRIYEYTSCTTFSTTSGYMEGYYTFHFLYFKDKVFNVAIPRFHMACPTFRVSIARLEMGPDEYEEMEEEAEEEEEENDSADMDESEESEEDENESDEGQGEERRRRVFDVPIRRRRCSRLF; encoded by the exons ATGGCTGCCGTGGAGGCCGAGCTCGGGGTGCCGTTCACCCTGGAGTCGCTGCCCACCGACCCCCTTCTGCTCATCTTATCCTTCGTGGACTACAGGGACCTAATCAA TTGTTGCCATGTCAGTCGCAGACTCAACCAGCTCTCAACTCATGATCCTTTGTGGAGAAGACATTGCAAAAAATACTGGCTGATAACCGA GGAAGAGAAATCCCGGAAGAAACAGTGCTGGAGATCTCTCTTCATATCTACTTACGCAGATGTAGGAAGATACATTGACCATTATGCTGCTATTAAAAAGGCCTGGGATGACCTCAAGAAGTACTTGGAGCCCAGGTGTCCTCGGATGGTTTTATCTCTGAAAG AAGGCGCACGTGAGGAAGACTTGGATGCTGTGGAAGCTCAGATTGGTTGCAAGCTCCCTGACGATTATCGCTGTTCATATCGGATTCACAATGGGCAGAAGTTAGTGGTTCCAGG GTTGCTGGGAAGTATGGCACTGTCCAATCACTATCGCTCTGAAGATTTACTAGATGTTGATACTGCTGCCGGAGGATTTCAGCAGAGACAGGGACTGAAATACTGCCTCCCTTTAACCTTCTGCATCCACACGGGCTTGAGTCAGTACATAGCTGTGGAAGCTGCAGAGGGCCGGAATAAAAACGAAGTGTTCTACCAATGTCCA GACCAAATGGCTCGGAATCCTGCTGCTATTGACATGTTTATCATAG GTGCTACTTTTACTGACTGGTTTACATCCTATGTCAACAATGTTGTATCAGGTGGTTACCCCATCATCAGAGACCAGATTTTCAG ATATATTCATGACCCAGAGTGTGTAGCAACAACTGGAGATATTACAGTTTCAGTGTCCACATCATTTCTGCCAGAACTCAGCTCTGTCCACCCACCACACTATTTCTTCACATATCGAATCAG GATTGAAATGTCAAGGGAAGCACTTCCGGAGAAGGCCTGTCAGTTGGACAGTCGCTACTGGAGGATAACGAATGCTAAAGGGGATGTGGAGGAAGTTCAGGGGCCTGGAGTAGTTG GTGAATTTCCAATTATTAGCCCAGGTCGGATATATGAATACACAAGCTGCACCACATTTTCTACAACATCAGGCTATATGGAAGGGTATTATACCTTCCATTTTCTGTACTTTAAGGACAAGGTCTTTAATGTTGCCATCCCCCGATTCCACATGGCATGTCCAACATTCAGGGTGTCTATAGCCCGATTG gaaATGGGTCCTGATGAAtatgaagagatggaagaggaagctgaggaggaggaagaagaaaatgactcAGCAGACATGGACGAATCCGAAGAATCAGAGGAGGATGAGAATGAATCAGATGAGGGTCAAGGGGAGGAGAGACGGAGGAGGGTCTTTGATGTGCCCATTCGCAGACGCCGCTGCTCGCGTCTCttttag
- the Fbxo3 gene encoding F-box only protein 3 isoform X2 yields the protein MAAVEAELGVPFTLESLPTDPLLLILSFVDYRDLINCCHVSRRLNQLSTHDPLWRRHCKKYWLITEEEKSRKKQCWRSLFISTYADVGRYIDHYAAIKKAWDDLKKYLEPRCPRMVLSLKEGAREEDLDAVEAQIGCKLPDDYRCSYRIHNGQKLVVPGLLGSMALSNHYRSEDLLDVDTAAGGFQQRQGLKYCLPLTFCIHTGLSQYIAVEAAEGRNKNEVFYQCPDQMARNPAAIDMFIIGATFTDWFTSYVNNVVSGGYPIIRDQIFRYIHDPECVATTGDITVSVSTSFLPELSSVHPPHYFFTYRIRIEMSREALPEKACQLDSRYWRITNAKGDVEEVQGPGVVGEFPIISPGRIYEYTSCTTFSTTSGYMEGYYTFHFLYFKDKVFNVAIPRFHMACPTFRVSIARLEMGPDEYEEMEEEAEEEEEENDSADMDESEESEEDENESDEGQGEERRRRVFDVPIRRRRCSRLF from the exons ATGGCTGCCGTGGAGGCCGAGCTCGGGGTGCCGTTCACCCTGGAGTCGCTGCCCACCGACCCCCTTCTGCTCATCTTATCCTTCGTGGACTACAGGGACCTAATCAA TTGTTGCCATGTCAGTCGCAGACTCAACCAGCTCTCAACTCATGATCCTTTGTGGAGAAGACATTGCAAAAAATACTGGCTGATAACCGA GGAAGAGAAATCCCGGAAGAAACAGTGCTGGAGATCTCTCTTCATATCTACTTACGCAGATGTAGGAAGATACATTGACCATTATGCTGCTATTAAAAAGGCCTGGGATGACCTCAAGAAGTACTTGGAGCCCAGGTGTCCTCGGATGGTTTTATCTCTGAAAG AAGGCGCACGTGAGGAAGACTTGGATGCTGTGGAAGCTCAGATTGGTTGCAAGCTCCCTGACGATTATCGCTGTTCATATCGGATTCACAATGGGCAGAAGTTAGTGGTTCCAGG GTTGCTGGGAAGTATGGCACTGTCCAATCACTATCGCTCTGAAGATTTACTAGATGTTGATACTGCTGCCGGAGGATTTCAGCAGAGACAGGGACTGAAATACTGCCTCCCTTTAACCTTCTGCATCCACACGGGCTTGAGTCAGTACATAGCTGTGGAAGCTGCAGAGGGCCGGAATAAAAACGAAGTGTTCTACCAATGTCCA GACCAAATGGCTCGGAATCCTGCTGCTATTGACATGTTTATCATAG GTGCTACTTTTACTGACTGGTTTACATCCTATGTCAACAATGTTGTATCAGGTGGTTACCCCATCATCAGAGACCAGATTTTCAG ATATATTCATGACCCAGAGTGTGTAGCAACAACTGGAGATATTACAGTTTCAGTGTCCACATCATTTCTGCCAGAACTCAGCTCTGTCCACCCACCACACTATTTCTTCACATATCGAATCAG GATTGAAATGTCAAGGGAAGCACTTCCGGAGAAGGCCTGTCAGTTGGACAGTCGCTACTGGAGGATAACGAATGCTAAAGGGGATGTGGAGGAAGTTCAGGGGCCTGGAGTAGTTG GTGAATTTCCAATTATTAGCCCAGGTCGGATATATGAATACACAAGCTGCACCACATTTTCTACAACATCAGGCTATATGGAAGGGTATTATACCTTCCATTTTCTGTACTTTAAGGACAAGGTCTTTAATGTTGCCATCCCCCGATTCCACATGGCATGTCCAACATTCAGGGTGTCTATAGCCCGATTG gaaATGGGTCCTGATGAAtatgaagagatggaagaggaagctgaggaggaggaagaagaaaatgactcAGCAGACATGGACGAATCCGAAGAATCAGAGGAGGATGAGAATGAATCAGATGAGGGTCAAGGGGAGGAGAGACGGAGGAGGGTCTTTGATGTGCCCATTCGCAGACGCCGCTGCTCGCGTCTCtttta g
- the Fbxo3 gene encoding F-box only protein 3 isoform X5, with translation MAAVEAELGVPFTLESLPTDPLLLILSFVDYRDLINCCHVSRRLNQLSTHDPLWRRHCKKYWLITEEEKSRKKQCWRSLFISTYADVGRYIDHYAAIKKAWDDLKKYLEPRCPRMVLSLKEGAREEDLDAVEAQIGCKLPDDYRCSYRIHNGQKLVVPGLLGSMALSNHYRSEDLLDVDTAAGGFQQRQGLKYCLPLTFCIHTGLSQYIAVEAAEGRNKNEVFYQCPDQMARNPAAIDMFIIGATFTDWFTSYVNNVVSGGYPIIRDQIFRYIHDPECVATTGDITVSVSTSFLPELSSVHPPHYFFTYRIRIEMSREALPEKACQLDSRYWRITNAKGDVEEVQGPGVVGEFPIISPGRIYEYTSCTTFSTTSGYMEGYYTFHFLYFKDKVFNVAIPRFHMACPTFRVSIARLPPKC, from the exons ATGGCTGCCGTGGAGGCCGAGCTCGGGGTGCCGTTCACCCTGGAGTCGCTGCCCACCGACCCCCTTCTGCTCATCTTATCCTTCGTGGACTACAGGGACCTAATCAA TTGTTGCCATGTCAGTCGCAGACTCAACCAGCTCTCAACTCATGATCCTTTGTGGAGAAGACATTGCAAAAAATACTGGCTGATAACCGA GGAAGAGAAATCCCGGAAGAAACAGTGCTGGAGATCTCTCTTCATATCTACTTACGCAGATGTAGGAAGATACATTGACCATTATGCTGCTATTAAAAAGGCCTGGGATGACCTCAAGAAGTACTTGGAGCCCAGGTGTCCTCGGATGGTTTTATCTCTGAAAG AAGGCGCACGTGAGGAAGACTTGGATGCTGTGGAAGCTCAGATTGGTTGCAAGCTCCCTGACGATTATCGCTGTTCATATCGGATTCACAATGGGCAGAAGTTAGTGGTTCCAGG GTTGCTGGGAAGTATGGCACTGTCCAATCACTATCGCTCTGAAGATTTACTAGATGTTGATACTGCTGCCGGAGGATTTCAGCAGAGACAGGGACTGAAATACTGCCTCCCTTTAACCTTCTGCATCCACACGGGCTTGAGTCAGTACATAGCTGTGGAAGCTGCAGAGGGCCGGAATAAAAACGAAGTGTTCTACCAATGTCCA GACCAAATGGCTCGGAATCCTGCTGCTATTGACATGTTTATCATAG GTGCTACTTTTACTGACTGGTTTACATCCTATGTCAACAATGTTGTATCAGGTGGTTACCCCATCATCAGAGACCAGATTTTCAG ATATATTCATGACCCAGAGTGTGTAGCAACAACTGGAGATATTACAGTTTCAGTGTCCACATCATTTCTGCCAGAACTCAGCTCTGTCCACCCACCACACTATTTCTTCACATATCGAATCAG GATTGAAATGTCAAGGGAAGCACTTCCGGAGAAGGCCTGTCAGTTGGACAGTCGCTACTGGAGGATAACGAATGCTAAAGGGGATGTGGAGGAAGTTCAGGGGCCTGGAGTAGTTG GTGAATTTCCAATTATTAGCCCAGGTCGGATATATGAATACACAAGCTGCACCACATTTTCTACAACATCAGGCTATATGGAAGGGTATTATACCTTCCATTTTCTGTACTTTAAGGACAAGGTCTTTAATGTTGCCATCCCCCGATTCCACATGGCATGTCCAACATTCAGGGTGTCTATAGCCCGATTG cctcccaagtgctag
- the Fbxo3 gene encoding F-box only protein 3 isoform X7, producing the protein MTGARVGSCCHVSRRLNQLSTHDPLWRRHCKKYWLITEEEKSRKKQCWRSLFISTYADVGRYIDHYAAIKKAWDDLKKYLEPRCPRMVLSLKEGAREEDLDAVEAQIGCKLPDDYRCSYRIHNGQKLVVPGLLGSMALSNHYRSEDLLDVDTAAGGFQQRQGLKYCLPLTFCIHTGLSQYIAVEAAEGRNKNEVFYQCPDQMARNPAAIDMFIIGATFTDWFTSYVNNVVSGGYPIIRDQIFRYIHDPECVATTGDITVSVSTSFLPELSSVHPPHYFFTYRIRIEMSREALPEKACQLDSRYWRITNAKGDVEEVQGPGVVGEFPIISPGRIYEYTSCTTFSTTSGYMEGYYTFHFLYFKDKVFNVAIPRFHMACPTFRVSIARLPPKC; encoded by the exons ATGACCGGAGCCCGCGTGGGCAG TTGTTGCCATGTCAGTCGCAGACTCAACCAGCTCTCAACTCATGATCCTTTGTGGAGAAGACATTGCAAAAAATACTGGCTGATAACCGA GGAAGAGAAATCCCGGAAGAAACAGTGCTGGAGATCTCTCTTCATATCTACTTACGCAGATGTAGGAAGATACATTGACCATTATGCTGCTATTAAAAAGGCCTGGGATGACCTCAAGAAGTACTTGGAGCCCAGGTGTCCTCGGATGGTTTTATCTCTGAAAG AAGGCGCACGTGAGGAAGACTTGGATGCTGTGGAAGCTCAGATTGGTTGCAAGCTCCCTGACGATTATCGCTGTTCATATCGGATTCACAATGGGCAGAAGTTAGTGGTTCCAGG GTTGCTGGGAAGTATGGCACTGTCCAATCACTATCGCTCTGAAGATTTACTAGATGTTGATACTGCTGCCGGAGGATTTCAGCAGAGACAGGGACTGAAATACTGCCTCCCTTTAACCTTCTGCATCCACACGGGCTTGAGTCAGTACATAGCTGTGGAAGCTGCAGAGGGCCGGAATAAAAACGAAGTGTTCTACCAATGTCCA GACCAAATGGCTCGGAATCCTGCTGCTATTGACATGTTTATCATAG GTGCTACTTTTACTGACTGGTTTACATCCTATGTCAACAATGTTGTATCAGGTGGTTACCCCATCATCAGAGACCAGATTTTCAG ATATATTCATGACCCAGAGTGTGTAGCAACAACTGGAGATATTACAGTTTCAGTGTCCACATCATTTCTGCCAGAACTCAGCTCTGTCCACCCACCACACTATTTCTTCACATATCGAATCAG GATTGAAATGTCAAGGGAAGCACTTCCGGAGAAGGCCTGTCAGTTGGACAGTCGCTACTGGAGGATAACGAATGCTAAAGGGGATGTGGAGGAAGTTCAGGGGCCTGGAGTAGTTG GTGAATTTCCAATTATTAGCCCAGGTCGGATATATGAATACACAAGCTGCACCACATTTTCTACAACATCAGGCTATATGGAAGGGTATTATACCTTCCATTTTCTGTACTTTAAGGACAAGGTCTTTAATGTTGCCATCCCCCGATTCCACATGGCATGTCCAACATTCAGGGTGTCTATAGCCCGATTG cctcccaagtgctag
- the Fbxo3 gene encoding F-box only protein 3 isoform X3 yields MTGARVGSCCHVSRRLNQLSTHDPLWRRHCKKYWLITEEEKSRKKQCWRSLFISTYADVGRYIDHYAAIKKAWDDLKKYLEPRCPRMVLSLKEGAREEDLDAVEAQIGCKLPDDYRCSYRIHNGQKLVVPGLLGSMALSNHYRSEDLLDVDTAAGGFQQRQGLKYCLPLTFCIHTGLSQYIAVEAAEGRNKNEVFYQCPDQMARNPAAIDMFIIGATFTDWFTSYVNNVVSGGYPIIRDQIFRYIHDPECVATTGDITVSVSTSFLPELSSVHPPHYFFTYRIRIEMSREALPEKACQLDSRYWRITNAKGDVEEVQGPGVVGEFPIISPGRIYEYTSCTTFSTTSGYMEGYYTFHFLYFKDKVFNVAIPRFHMACPTFRVSIARLEMGPDEYEEMEEEAEEEEEENDSADMDESEESEEDENESDEGQGEERRRRVFDVPIRRRRCSRLF; encoded by the exons ATGACCGGAGCCCGCGTGGGCAG TTGTTGCCATGTCAGTCGCAGACTCAACCAGCTCTCAACTCATGATCCTTTGTGGAGAAGACATTGCAAAAAATACTGGCTGATAACCGA GGAAGAGAAATCCCGGAAGAAACAGTGCTGGAGATCTCTCTTCATATCTACTTACGCAGATGTAGGAAGATACATTGACCATTATGCTGCTATTAAAAAGGCCTGGGATGACCTCAAGAAGTACTTGGAGCCCAGGTGTCCTCGGATGGTTTTATCTCTGAAAG AAGGCGCACGTGAGGAAGACTTGGATGCTGTGGAAGCTCAGATTGGTTGCAAGCTCCCTGACGATTATCGCTGTTCATATCGGATTCACAATGGGCAGAAGTTAGTGGTTCCAGG GTTGCTGGGAAGTATGGCACTGTCCAATCACTATCGCTCTGAAGATTTACTAGATGTTGATACTGCTGCCGGAGGATTTCAGCAGAGACAGGGACTGAAATACTGCCTCCCTTTAACCTTCTGCATCCACACGGGCTTGAGTCAGTACATAGCTGTGGAAGCTGCAGAGGGCCGGAATAAAAACGAAGTGTTCTACCAATGTCCA GACCAAATGGCTCGGAATCCTGCTGCTATTGACATGTTTATCATAG GTGCTACTTTTACTGACTGGTTTACATCCTATGTCAACAATGTTGTATCAGGTGGTTACCCCATCATCAGAGACCAGATTTTCAG ATATATTCATGACCCAGAGTGTGTAGCAACAACTGGAGATATTACAGTTTCAGTGTCCACATCATTTCTGCCAGAACTCAGCTCTGTCCACCCACCACACTATTTCTTCACATATCGAATCAG GATTGAAATGTCAAGGGAAGCACTTCCGGAGAAGGCCTGTCAGTTGGACAGTCGCTACTGGAGGATAACGAATGCTAAAGGGGATGTGGAGGAAGTTCAGGGGCCTGGAGTAGTTG GTGAATTTCCAATTATTAGCCCAGGTCGGATATATGAATACACAAGCTGCACCACATTTTCTACAACATCAGGCTATATGGAAGGGTATTATACCTTCCATTTTCTGTACTTTAAGGACAAGGTCTTTAATGTTGCCATCCCCCGATTCCACATGGCATGTCCAACATTCAGGGTGTCTATAGCCCGATTG gaaATGGGTCCTGATGAAtatgaagagatggaagaggaagctgaggaggaggaagaagaaaatgactcAGCAGACATGGACGAATCCGAAGAATCAGAGGAGGATGAGAATGAATCAGATGAGGGTCAAGGGGAGGAGAGACGGAGGAGGGTCTTTGATGTGCCCATTCGCAGACGCCGCTGCTCGCGTCTCttttag
- the Fbxo3 gene encoding F-box only protein 3 isoform X8 gives MTGARVGSCCHVSRRLNQLSTHDPLWRRHCKKYWLITEEEKSRKKQCWRSLFISTYADVGRYIDHYAAIKKAWDDLKKYLEPRCPRMVLSLKEGAREEDLDAVEAQIGCKLPDDYRCSYRIHNGQKLVVPGLLGSMALSNHYRSEDLLDVDTAAGGFQQRQGLKYCLPLTFCIHTGLSQYIAVEAAEGRNKNEVFYQCPDQMARNPAAIDMFIIGATFTDWFTSYVNNVVSGGYPIIRDQIFRYIHDPECVATTGDITVSVSTSFLPELSSVHPPHYFFTYRIRIEMSREALPEKACQLDSRYWRITNAKGDVEEVQGPGVVGEFPIISPGRIYEYTSCTTFSTTSGYMEGYYTFHFLYFKDKVFNVAIPRFHMACPTFRVSIARLFW, from the exons ATGACCGGAGCCCGCGTGGGCAG TTGTTGCCATGTCAGTCGCAGACTCAACCAGCTCTCAACTCATGATCCTTTGTGGAGAAGACATTGCAAAAAATACTGGCTGATAACCGA GGAAGAGAAATCCCGGAAGAAACAGTGCTGGAGATCTCTCTTCATATCTACTTACGCAGATGTAGGAAGATACATTGACCATTATGCTGCTATTAAAAAGGCCTGGGATGACCTCAAGAAGTACTTGGAGCCCAGGTGTCCTCGGATGGTTTTATCTCTGAAAG AAGGCGCACGTGAGGAAGACTTGGATGCTGTGGAAGCTCAGATTGGTTGCAAGCTCCCTGACGATTATCGCTGTTCATATCGGATTCACAATGGGCAGAAGTTAGTGGTTCCAGG GTTGCTGGGAAGTATGGCACTGTCCAATCACTATCGCTCTGAAGATTTACTAGATGTTGATACTGCTGCCGGAGGATTTCAGCAGAGACAGGGACTGAAATACTGCCTCCCTTTAACCTTCTGCATCCACACGGGCTTGAGTCAGTACATAGCTGTGGAAGCTGCAGAGGGCCGGAATAAAAACGAAGTGTTCTACCAATGTCCA GACCAAATGGCTCGGAATCCTGCTGCTATTGACATGTTTATCATAG GTGCTACTTTTACTGACTGGTTTACATCCTATGTCAACAATGTTGTATCAGGTGGTTACCCCATCATCAGAGACCAGATTTTCAG ATATATTCATGACCCAGAGTGTGTAGCAACAACTGGAGATATTACAGTTTCAGTGTCCACATCATTTCTGCCAGAACTCAGCTCTGTCCACCCACCACACTATTTCTTCACATATCGAATCAG GATTGAAATGTCAAGGGAAGCACTTCCGGAGAAGGCCTGTCAGTTGGACAGTCGCTACTGGAGGATAACGAATGCTAAAGGGGATGTGGAGGAAGTTCAGGGGCCTGGAGTAGTTG GTGAATTTCCAATTATTAGCCCAGGTCGGATATATGAATACACAAGCTGCACCACATTTTCTACAACATCAGGCTATATGGAAGGGTATTATACCTTCCATTTTCTGTACTTTAAGGACAAGGTCTTTAATGTTGCCATCCCCCGATTCCACATGGCATGTCCAACATTCAGGGTGTCTATAGCCCGATTG ttttggTAA